In a single window of the Eshraghiella crossota genome:
- the priA gene encoding replication restart helicase PriA gives MDKVKFAGVIVDISHEQLDKIFQYIIPETMLPELEIGMKVQIPFGKTRRTGYVVDISDEPEIDISRMKSLTGICGHSVTIDGRMIKLANWIKNHYGSTMNQALKLVMPVKEKVRNIEKKTIHLLISKEEAEEYAKEAARKRYTARARLLETLAKTPVVDYSLLTRKLNINLTTVKTLENKGIIEITTHTMFRNTIKNTIKSGEKILLNEEQRYVAESIIKDMENGDMMPSLIKGVTGSGKTEVYLELIEWVINRGGDVICLIPEISLTYQTVMRFYNRFGDIVSVINSKMSKGERYDSFEMAKSGKIRIMIGPRSALFTPFNRLSLIIIDEEHESAYKSENVPRYHARETAIELAKMTGAKVVLGSATPSLESYYNAKAGRFKLYELNNRAGLAGFPTAEIVDLREELRNGNRTMFSNRLMELMKEKLSMKEQVMLFLNRRGYLGFLSCRNCGHVITCPHCAVSLTEHRNGRFVCHYCGYETPGIKICPECGSKHIGRFKAGTELVESEIKKLFPDNKVLRMDADTTRNKDGHAKILEAFENHEADILIGTQMIVKGHDFPNVTLVGVLLADVSLYSPDYMAAERTFELITQAAGRAGRGNKEGNAVIQTYSPEHYSIVHACNHDYESFYNEEIAFRELMDYPPVYNFMTVRIASEDEQKTAELSEKIKQLTDKADSQTKIIGPGKAPVYKVKDVFFRQIYYKDKEHQRLQNIKKEIDNFMKEHSEYLSKCQIQYDFR, from the coding sequence GTGGATAAAGTGAAGTTTGCCGGAGTAATTGTTGATATATCCCATGAACAACTGGATAAAATATTTCAATACATAATTCCGGAAACAATGCTTCCGGAGCTTGAAATCGGGATGAAAGTGCAGATACCGTTCGGTAAAACCAGACGGACCGGTTATGTCGTAGATATAAGTGATGAACCGGAGATAGATATATCCAGAATGAAATCCCTTACAGGGATTTGCGGACACAGTGTCACAATAGATGGAAGGATGATAAAACTTGCCAACTGGATTAAAAATCATTATGGTTCCACAATGAATCAGGCACTTAAACTTGTAATGCCTGTAAAAGAAAAAGTCAGAAATATCGAGAAAAAGACAATACATCTTCTTATTTCAAAAGAAGAAGCAGAAGAATATGCAAAAGAAGCAGCAAGAAAAAGATATACCGCAAGGGCGAGACTTTTAGAAACACTTGCAAAGACGCCCGTTGTTGATTATTCACTGCTCACCCGGAAATTAAATATAAATTTAACAACCGTAAAAACCTTGGAAAATAAAGGTATAATCGAGATAACAACACATACAATGTTCAGAAACACCATAAAAAATACCATAAAGTCCGGAGAAAAAATTCTCCTCAATGAAGAACAACGCTACGTTGCGGAATCTATAATCAAAGACATGGAAAATGGAGATATGATGCCATCACTTATAAAAGGTGTAACGGGAAGCGGCAAGACAGAAGTGTATCTGGAACTGATTGAATGGGTTATAAACCGGGGTGGTGATGTAATATGCCTCATACCGGAGATATCCCTTACATACCAGACAGTGATGAGGTTTTATAACAGATTCGGAGATATCGTTTCCGTTATAAATTCCAAAATGTCAAAAGGCGAAAGATATGACAGTTTTGAAATGGCTAAATCGGGAAAGATAAGAATAATGATTGGACCGCGGTCAGCACTTTTTACACCGTTTAACCGACTTTCGCTTATAATAATCGACGAGGAACACGAAAGTGCATACAAAAGCGAGAATGTTCCAAGGTATCATGCAAGGGAAACAGCCATTGAACTTGCAAAAATGACAGGAGCCAAAGTGGTTTTAGGCTCTGCAACTCCATCGCTTGAAAGCTATTATAATGCAAAAGCGGGGCGGTTTAAACTTTATGAATTAAATAACAGGGCAGGCCTTGCGGGATTTCCCACAGCAGAGATTGTTGATTTAAGGGAAGAACTGAGAAATGGTAACAGGACGATGTTCAGCAACCGACTTATGGAACTTATGAAAGAAAAACTGTCAATGAAAGAACAGGTTATGCTTTTTCTTAACAGGCGGGGATATCTTGGATTCCTAAGCTGCCGTAACTGCGGACATGTAATTACATGTCCTCACTGTGCGGTATCCCTCACCGAACATAGGAATGGCAGGTTCGTATGTCATTACTGCGGTTATGAAACACCCGGTATAAAAATATGTCCGGAGTGCGGTTCAAAACATATCGGAAGATTTAAAGCCGGAACTGAACTTGTGGAATCGGAAATAAAAAAACTTTTCCCTGATAATAAAGTTTTACGCATGGATGCCGATACTACGCGTAACAAGGACGGGCATGCAAAGATATTAGAGGCGTTTGAAAACCATGAAGCCGATATTCTTATAGGCACACAGATGATTGTAAAAGGCCACGATTTCCCAAATGTTACCCTTGTGGGAGTTCTTCTTGCAGATGTATCATTATATTCGCCGGATTATATGGCGGCAGAAAGAACTTTTGAGCTTATAACCCAGGCAGCGGGAAGAGCAGGAAGAGGCAATAAGGAGGGCAATGCCGTAATACAGACCTATTCACCGGAGCATTACAGTATTGTGCATGCCTGCAATCACGATTATGAGAGTTTTTATAATGAAGAAATAGCTTTCAGGGAGCTTATGGATTATCCGCCGGTATATAATTTTATGACTGTAAGGATTGCGTCAGAGGACGAACAAAAGACAGCTGAGTTGTCAGAAAAGATAAAACAGCTTACAGACAAAGCAGACAGCCAGACTAAGATAATAGGACCGGGCAAGGCTCCGGTGTATAAAGTTAAGGATGTTTTTTTTCGGCAGATATATTATAAGGATAAAGAACACCAAAGACTTCAGAATATAAAAAAAGAGATTGATAACTTTATGAAAGAACACAGTGAATATCTTTCAAAGTGTCAGATACAATATGATTTCAGATAA
- the folD gene encoding bifunctional methylenetetrahydrofolate dehydrogenase/methenyltetrahydrofolate cyclohydrolase FolD, with protein MAKVIDGKLISKELKDELKEKVKAYKEQGIEITLAVIQVGNDPASSVYVGNKKKGCEYIGINSLSYELEENTTEEQLLELIDTLNKDNKVNGILVQLPLPSHINEDKVIKAISPAKDVDGFHPQSVGALSIGQPGFVSCTPAGIVELLKRSNIEIEGKECVVVGRSNIVGKPMALLLLRENGTVTIAHSRTKNLKEVTKRADILVVAIGKPKFITKEYVKEGAVVIDVGIHRLGTSESGKSILCGDVDYDDVFPIASAITPVPGGVGPMTIAMLMNNCVHSVELQK; from the coding sequence ATGGCTAAAGTTATAGATGGTAAATTGATTTCTAAGGAATTAAAAGATGAATTAAAAGAAAAGGTTAAAGCATATAAAGAACAAGGGATTGAAATTACACTTGCGGTAATCCAGGTTGGAAACGATCCTGCATCAAGTGTATATGTCGGTAATAAGAAAAAGGGATGTGAATACATTGGAATCAACTCACTTTCTTACGAACTTGAAGAAAATACCACAGAGGAACAATTGCTGGAACTTATAGATACACTTAATAAAGACAATAAGGTAAACGGAATACTTGTGCAGCTTCCGCTGCCTTCACATATCAATGAAGATAAAGTCATTAAGGCAATATCACCGGCCAAGGATGTGGATGGATTTCATCCACAGAGCGTAGGGGCATTAAGCATAGGCCAGCCGGGTTTTGTTTCATGTACACCGGCGGGAATTGTTGAACTTTTAAAGAGAAGCAATATTGAGATAGAAGGAAAAGAGTGCGTTGTTGTTGGCAGAAGCAATATTGTAGGTAAACCTATGGCACTTCTTCTTTTGAGGGAAAACGGTACCGTAACCATTGCACATAGCAGAACAAAGAATTTGAAGGAAGTAACAAAACGTGCGGATATTCTTGTGGTTGCAATCGGCAAGCCTAAATTTATTACAAAAGAATATGTAAAAGAAGGAGCTGTTGTAATTGATGTAGGAATTCACAGACTGGGAACAAGTGAGTCGGGCAAGAGCATTCTTTGCGGTGATGTGGATTATGATGATGTATTCCCTATAGCATCGGCTATAACACCTGTACCGGGCGGGGTCGGACCTATGACTATTGCAATGCTTATGAATAACTGCGTTCATTCGGTGGAATTGCAGAAATAA
- the def gene encoding peptide deformylase: MALRNIRINDDPILRKVCKPVQEITKKTEELVGDMLDTMYEANGVGLAAPQVGILKRIVVIDIGDGPIIMINPEILETSGSQTGQEGCLSIPGKAGIVTRPNYVKAKAYDLQMNEYTIEGEELLARAICHELGHLDGDLYIDHVEGSLMEVVNDEDEE, from the coding sequence ATGGCATTAAGAAATATCAGAATTAATGATGACCCTATTTTAAGAAAAGTATGTAAGCCTGTACAGGAGATTACAAAAAAAACGGAAGAACTTGTAGGAGATATGCTTGATACAATGTATGAGGCAAATGGCGTGGGACTTGCGGCACCACAGGTAGGAATTTTAAAAAGAATAGTTGTAATTGATATTGGTGACGGACCCATCATAATGATTAACCCTGAAATCCTTGAAACTTCAGGTTCACAGACCGGACAGGAAGGCTGTCTTAGCATTCCTGGCAAAGCAGGAATTGTTACAAGACCCAATTATGTAAAAGCAAAAGCTTATGACCTTCAGATGAATGAATATACGATTGAAGGCGAAGAACTTCTGGCAAGGGCAATATGCCACGAACTGGGACATCTTGATGGCGATTTATATATCGACCACGTTGAAGGAAGCCTTATGGAAGTAGTAAATGACGAAGACGAGGAGTAA
- the fmt gene encoding methionyl-tRNA formyltransferase, with the protein MKVVFMGTPDFAVSTLEAIIQAGHEVAAVITQPDKQKGRGKEISMSPVKVKALEHNIEVFQPLKVRNPEFVDILKKISPDVIVVVAYGQILSKEILELPKYGCVNVHASLLPKYRGAAPIQWAVIDGEKEAGVTIMQMDEGLDTGDMLKVAKIELAPDETGGSLFDKLADLGAGTLVSTLAEIENGTARAVKQEGISTYAGKLDKSLGKLDFTKDAITLERLIRGLNPWPSAYTVYNGRTLKIWKAAVCECDGLEPGTIYDVTKKSFSIACGNGGIKVLELQLEGKKRMDTESFLRGTAVTEGMIL; encoded by the coding sequence ATGAAAGTTGTATTTATGGGAACCCCTGATTTTGCCGTCAGTACGCTTGAAGCAATAATACAGGCAGGTCATGAAGTAGCGGCAGTAATAACCCAGCCCGACAAACAAAAAGGCAGGGGCAAGGAAATATCAATGAGCCCCGTCAAGGTAAAAGCCTTAGAACACAATATTGAAGTGTTTCAGCCTTTAAAGGTCAGAAATCCTGAATTTGTGGATATACTTAAAAAAATATCTCCTGATGTAATAGTGGTAGTGGCATATGGACAGATTCTTTCAAAAGAGATTCTTGAACTTCCTAAGTACGGATGCGTAAATGTTCATGCTTCCCTTCTGCCAAAATACAGAGGAGCTGCACCTATCCAGTGGGCAGTAATTGACGGTGAAAAAGAAGCCGGAGTTACCATAATGCAGATGGATGAAGGCCTTGATACGGGAGATATGCTTAAAGTGGCAAAAATAGAGCTGGCTCCCGATGAAACCGGTGGCAGTCTTTTTGACAAACTGGCTGACCTTGGTGCCGGAACACTTGTATCAACACTTGCTGAAATTGAAAACGGAACCGCAAGGGCTGTAAAGCAGGAGGGCATTTCTACTTATGCGGGTAAACTTGACAAATCACTTGGAAAGCTTGATTTTACAAAGGATGCCATTACCCTTGAAAGACTTATAAGAGGACTTAATCCATGGCCGTCCGCATATACGGTATATAACGGCAGGACACTCAAGATATGGAAAGCCGCTGTATGTGAGTGCGACGGACTTGAACCGGGAACAATTTATGATGTTACCAAAAAATCTTTTTCCATTGCCTGTGGTAATGGCGGAATAAAAGTCCTTGAATTACAGCTTGAGGGCAAAAAGAGAATGGATACGGAAAGCTTTTTAAGAGGCACAGCCGTAACAGAAGGAATGATATTATGA
- a CDS encoding UDP-N-acetylmuramoyl-L-alanyl-D-glutamate--2,6-diaminopimelate ligase, with protein MKLSKLLEKLEYEVLNGNVDIDIENLVYDSRKAGALDVFVCVTGAVSDGHTYISDVAGKGVLAIVVQKDIEVTEELKDITLIKTADTRYALALMSAAFFDYPAKKLKTIGITGTKGKTTTTFMIRDILEKCNIKAGLIGTNETIIGDEHIPSKNTTPESFLIQKYFSQMVEAGCSCVVMEVSSQALMLNRTAGILFDIGVFTNIEPDHIGPNEHASFEEYMECKSRLFKQCVHGIGNADSEYFDKIMEGHTCTLETYGIKNKADLKAENIRYIHEGGNITTSYNTTGTRELNIKLTLPGEFSVYNSLCAIAVSEHFNVDDKLLLDALYNTRVAGRVEPVKVSDDFIVMIDYAHNAMSLESLLSTLREYNPNRIVCLFGCGGNRSKLRRFEMGEVSGRMADLTIITSDNPRDEDPVLIMQDIETGIKKTSGSYVMMEDRGEAVKYAIEHGEKGDIIVLAGKGHEDYQEIKGVRYHQTDKELVQKAMEELAR; from the coding sequence GTGAAATTATCAAAACTTTTAGAAAAACTTGAATACGAAGTTTTAAACGGAAATGTTGATATTGACATTGAGAATCTTGTATATGATTCGAGAAAAGCGGGAGCTTTGGATGTGTTTGTATGTGTGACAGGTGCGGTTTCCGACGGGCATACATATATAAGTGATGTGGCCGGAAAAGGTGTTTTGGCAATTGTCGTACAGAAAGATATTGAAGTTACAGAGGAACTTAAAGATATTACTTTAATTAAGACAGCGGACACAAGATATGCACTTGCACTTATGTCGGCAGCATTTTTTGATTATCCTGCTAAAAAACTTAAAACAATAGGCATCACAGGGACAAAGGGCAAAACCACCACAACCTTTATGATTCGTGATATCCTTGAAAAATGTAACATAAAGGCGGGACTTATCGGAACCAACGAAACAATAATAGGTGATGAGCATATCCCATCTAAAAATACAACACCGGAATCATTTCTTATCCAGAAATATTTCAGCCAGATGGTTGAGGCAGGCTGCAGTTGTGTTGTTATGGAGGTGTCGTCACAGGCACTCATGCTTAACAGAACAGCAGGTATTTTGTTTGATATAGGAGTGTTCACCAATATTGAACCTGACCATATAGGACCTAATGAACATGCAAGTTTTGAAGAATATATGGAGTGCAAAAGCAGACTTTTCAAACAGTGTGTACATGGAATAGGCAATGCAGACAGCGAATATTTCGATAAAATAATGGAAGGGCATACCTGTACCCTTGAGACTTACGGAATTAAGAACAAAGCCGATTTAAAAGCTGAAAATATCAGGTATATCCATGAAGGCGGCAATATTACCACCTCATATAATACTACGGGAACCAGAGAGCTCAATATAAAACTTACTCTTCCGGGAGAATTTTCCGTATATAATTCCCTTTGCGCGATAGCCGTATCCGAACATTTCAATGTGGATGACAAACTTCTGCTTGATGCTTTATATAATACAAGAGTAGCAGGGAGAGTAGAACCTGTTAAGGTTTCTGACGATTTCATCGTGATGATAGATTATGCACATAATGCAATGAGTCTTGAGAGTCTTTTAAGTACGCTCAGGGAATATAATCCAAACAGGATAGTATGTTTATTCGGATGTGGCGGAAACCGCTCTAAGCTCAGACGTTTTGAAATGGGTGAGGTTTCAGGCAGAATGGCAGATTTAACCATAATTACAAGCGATAATCCAAGAGATGAAGACCCGGTCCTCATAATGCAGGATATTGAGACCGGAATTAAAAAGACCTCCGGCAGTTATGTTATGATGGAAGACCGTGGTGAAGCGGTTAAATATGCCATCGAACACGGAGAAAAGGGAGATATAATCGTTCTTGCGGGAAAAGGACACGAAGATTATCAGGAAATAAAAGGCGTAAGATATCATCAGACAGATAAAGAACTTGTGCAGAAAGCAATGGAAGAGTTAGCAAGATAG
- a CDS encoding UDP-N-acetylmuramoyl-tripeptide--D-alanyl-D-alanine ligase, producing the protein MQNFYVRDIVKATKGEVLCGDMNIPIENVSTDSNSIKENSLFVPIIGERVDAHTFIDSAIANGAVAVLTSEHDEMTGNVPYIRVSNTTMALQEIGKYYGKLMIMPKIGVTGSVGKTTTKEMIACALSAGYKVFKTSGNSNSQIGVPLTLLKMSPDDQIAVIEMGMSMRGEMSRLSELVELDDAVITNIGVSHIEQLKTRDGICEEKFHIQDAIHAKDGIVFINGDDAILNKHKSELRHRIITFGLGNDNDYFATNIKVKNGGVDFTVNIKNKGSYDARLNVLGEHNVRNALVAIAVAERHGIEVTEAIKALAGYEGVSMRQQITDVNGVTIIDDSYNASPDSMKAGIDVLCDYNNNGRKIAVLADMLELGDKSADYHKEVGGYMAEKKIDELILFGTMAANIGDGFNGSYKLFKKREEINEYLLKNLKSGDAILFKGSRGMKLNECVDFLKENYNG; encoded by the coding sequence ATGCAGAATTTTTATGTAAGAGATATCGTAAAAGCCACAAAGGGTGAAGTGCTTTGCGGTGATATGAATATACCGATTGAAAATGTAAGTACAGATTCCAATTCGATAAAAGAAAACTCGCTTTTTGTACCGATTATAGGAGAAAGAGTGGATGCCCATACTTTTATCGATTCTGCGATAGCCAACGGAGCTGTGGCGGTATTGACAAGCGAACATGACGAAATGACAGGAAATGTGCCATATATAAGGGTCAGCAATACTACAATGGCTTTACAGGAAATAGGTAAATATTACGGTAAGCTTATGATTATGCCAAAAATCGGTGTAACAGGCAGTGTCGGTAAAACTACCACCAAAGAAATGATAGCATGTGCACTTTCAGCAGGATATAAGGTATTTAAGACAAGCGGAAACAGCAACAGCCAGATTGGTGTACCCCTTACATTGCTGAAAATGAGTCCTGATGACCAGATTGCCGTAATAGAGATGGGAATGAGCATGCGTGGAGAGATGTCAAGGCTTTCAGAACTGGTGGAACTGGATGACGCGGTTATCACCAATATAGGCGTATCCCACATAGAACAGCTTAAGACCAGAGACGGTATATGTGAAGAAAAATTCCATATCCAGGATGCAATCCATGCAAAGGATGGAATTGTATTTATTAATGGTGATGATGCGATTTTAAACAAGCACAAATCAGAACTGAGACACAGGATAATTACTTTCGGGCTTGGAAATGATAATGACTATTTTGCAACCAATATAAAAGTAAAAAACGGTGGTGTTGATTTTACCGTTAATATAAAAAATAAAGGCTCTTATGATGCAAGGCTTAACGTTCTCGGAGAACATAATGTAAGAAATGCACTTGTAGCTATAGCAGTAGCCGAAAGACATGGCATTGAAGTAACGGAAGCCATTAAGGCACTGGCAGGATACGAAGGCGTCTCAATGAGACAGCAGATTACAGATGTTAACGGAGTTACAATTATTGATGATTCCTACAATGCAAGTCCGGATTCAATGAAAGCCGGTATTGACGTTTTGTGTGATTACAATAACAATGGACGTAAAATAGCCGTTCTTGCAGATATGCTTGAACTTGGAGATAAGTCAGCGGATTATCACAAAGAAGTCGGTGGATATATGGCAGAAAAAAAGATTGATGAACTGATTCTTTTTGGAACAATGGCGGCCAATATAGGAGATGGTTTTAACGGAAGTTATAAGTTATTTAAAAAGAGAGAAGAAATTAACGAATATCTTCTTAAGAACCTGAAATCCGGTGATGCCATATTATTTAAAGGTTCTAGAGGAATGAAACTTAACGAATGTGTTGATTTTTTAAAGGAGAATTACAATGGCTAA
- a CDS encoding formate--tetrahydrofolate ligase: protein MFKSDIEIAQEAKMSHIRDIAGRFGIAEDELEFYGKYKAKLTDELEKRVAGNKDGKLILVTAINPTPAGEGKTTISIGLTEALNKLGKKTMAALREPSLGPCFGIKGGAAGGGYSQVVPMEDLNLHFTGDFHAITSANNLLAALLDNHIQQGNELQIDTRQVVWKRCLDMNDRVLRNIVIGLGAKADGVVREDHFVITVASEIMAILCLATDMADLKKRLSEIIVAYNYAGEPVTAGDLHATGAMAALLKDAIKPNIIQTLEGNPAIIHGGPFANIAHGCNSVRATKMALKLSDYVVTEAGFGADLGAEKFLDIKCRKTGLRPDAVVIVATVKALKYNGGVKKENLSEENLEALKAGIVNLDKHIENMQNFGLNVVVTLNAFATDTEAEHNFIKEHVEGMGCEFALARVWEKGGEGGIELANKVLKAIEKEQKPFTLTYSDDMGLKDKVKAIATKIYGAKDVSFAPAASKMLDKIEKMGFANFPVCMAKTQYSLSDDQTKLGRPEGFTLNVRDAYVSAGAGFVVILTGSIMTMPGLPKVPAADNIDFDETTGKITGLF from the coding sequence ATGTTTAAATCAGATATAGAAATAGCACAGGAAGCAAAGATGTCACATATACGTGATATTGCAGGCAGATTTGGTATAGCAGAGGACGAACTTGAATTTTACGGAAAGTACAAAGCAAAATTAACCGATGAACTTGAAAAAAGAGTAGCAGGCAATAAAGACGGCAAACTTATTCTTGTAACTGCGATCAATCCAACTCCGGCCGGAGAGGGTAAGACAACAATCAGTATCGGTCTTACGGAAGCACTTAACAAGCTTGGCAAAAAGACAATGGCGGCACTTCGTGAACCATCCCTCGGACCATGTTTTGGTATTAAAGGCGGTGCCGCAGGTGGAGGATATTCCCAGGTAGTACCTATGGAAGATCTTAATCTTCATTTTACAGGTGACTTTCACGCAATAACAAGTGCCAATAACCTTCTTGCAGCGCTTCTTGACAACCACATCCAGCAGGGCAATGAACTTCAGATAGATACAAGACAGGTTGTATGGAAAAGATGTCTTGATATGAATGACAGAGTTCTCAGGAATATCGTAATCGGACTTGGTGCAAAGGCTGACGGAGTGGTAAGGGAAGACCATTTTGTAATAACAGTTGCCTCTGAAATTATGGCAATTCTCTGTCTTGCAACAGATATGGCTGATTTAAAGAAAAGACTTTCGGAAATAATTGTTGCATATAATTATGCAGGAGAACCTGTGACAGCAGGTGATTTACATGCCACAGGCGCGATGGCAGCACTTTTAAAAGATGCAATTAAGCCTAATATAATACAGACACTGGAGGGAAATCCTGCAATTATCCATGGAGGACCTTTTGCCAATATTGCCCATGGATGCAACTCTGTAAGAGCTACAAAAATGGCACTTAAATTATCTGACTATGTTGTAACTGAGGCAGGTTTTGGTGCTGACCTTGGAGCAGAAAAATTCCTTGATATTAAATGCCGTAAGACAGGTTTACGTCCTGATGCGGTAGTTATAGTAGCTACTGTTAAGGCATTAAAATACAATGGTGGTGTTAAGAAAGAGAATCTTTCTGAAGAAAATCTTGAAGCTCTTAAAGCAGGAATCGTTAATCTTGATAAGCATATTGAGAATATGCAGAACTTCGGACTTAATGTTGTTGTGACACTTAATGCTTTCGCAACAGATACAGAAGCAGAACATAACTTCATCAAAGAACATGTTGAAGGAATGGGTTGTGAATTTGCTCTTGCCAGAGTATGGGAAAAGGGTGGAGAAGGCGGAATTGAACTTGCAAATAAGGTTCTTAAAGCAATCGAAAAAGAACAGAAACCATTCACATTGACATACTCAGATGATATGGGACTTAAAGATAAAGTTAAAGCCATAGCAACTAAGATTTATGGAGCAAAGGATGTAAGTTTTGCACCGGCAGCTTCCAAAATGCTTGACAAGATAGAAAAAATGGGATTTGCAAATTTCCCTGTATGTATGGCAAAGACACAGTATTCACTTTCAGATGACCAGACTAAGCTTGGACGCCCTGAAGGTTTTACCCTTAACGTAAGGGATGCTTATGTAAGTGCAGGAGCAGGATTTGTTGTTATTCTTACAGGTTCTATAATGACAATGCCGGGTCTTCCTAAAGTACCGGCGGCTGATAATATTGACTTTGACGAAACAACAGGTAAAATTACAGGCCTATTTTAA